Proteins from a genomic interval of Oceanispirochaeta crateris:
- a CDS encoding transglutaminase-like domain-containing protein, giving the protein MKKVYFFFFFSCLILASLTADAPFTLLTQPTLLVPLGPSTEQDTGFFSLGGGALLEGEFNFDNLNYLHFGPQLEYDILPIKEGSTSLNLFNFGVNAGVKLTPFPRSVLRIWAGGGGSYAMYEGISTLFPYYVGGTDITFRLSPAVNLGLGAKYIQGESSAGTVYQTVGLSLGLGYNFQVGNRGAELQFNPNTHEIYPLYYTWYDENPLGELKIINNSSEKISNIRTSFFVPQYMEQPKYSDEIIATMLKGETSTVSLQGLFTNQIFEINEGLKVAGEVKVEYLYYGKEYSKSIPLTVHINNKNAMTWDDDRKAASFVTANNPLVYSYSRSLSGRIRNEAISSLDKNFQIGMGLFESLNLYGLGYVVDPSSAYVELSEDQTAVDYIQFPQQTLISQGGDCDDLSVLYASMLEASGIPAAFITIPGHIYVAYQLDMKEHEARRRFPGANDLLFINDNVWLPVEVTLVDSGFLLSWQTGARQIRENKGQYEFYPVREAWQTYPAAEFESSGIAYLPAPAEVLEQHNRELKRFLRQELSTQLAMIEQQISKEGKSHILYNKMGVTYARYGFLDEALTWFQRVVDEQDFYPSLINLGNIFYLQKNASEASRYYARALNAKPNSEKALTGLAMVSSELEDYNTANSALATLAAINPEAAQGLMHLGTVGAARASSAQNREVDEWTEE; this is encoded by the coding sequence ATGAAAAAAGTATATTTCTTCTTTTTCTTTTCATGTTTGATTTTGGCTTCCCTCACCGCAGACGCTCCATTTACGCTCTTAACACAACCTACCCTGTTGGTTCCTCTGGGACCGTCAACAGAACAGGATACTGGGTTCTTTTCCTTGGGAGGCGGTGCCCTTCTGGAGGGTGAATTCAATTTTGATAACTTAAATTATTTGCACTTTGGTCCACAACTTGAATATGACATACTTCCTATAAAGGAAGGTTCTACGTCACTCAACCTTTTTAACTTTGGGGTTAATGCAGGGGTAAAACTGACTCCTTTTCCCCGATCGGTTTTGAGAATTTGGGCTGGTGGAGGTGGTTCTTATGCCATGTATGAGGGAATCTCGACTCTCTTCCCTTATTATGTTGGAGGGACGGATATAACATTCCGTCTTTCTCCTGCGGTTAATCTGGGATTAGGTGCAAAATACATACAGGGGGAATCCTCTGCCGGGACAGTTTATCAGACCGTAGGCCTCTCTTTGGGGCTTGGGTATAACTTCCAGGTTGGAAATCGTGGTGCAGAACTGCAATTCAATCCCAATACTCATGAAATCTATCCCCTTTATTATACCTGGTACGATGAAAATCCATTGGGAGAGTTGAAGATCATCAATAACTCTTCTGAGAAAATAAGCAATATTCGGACAAGTTTTTTTGTTCCCCAGTATATGGAGCAGCCAAAGTACTCTGATGAAATTATTGCTACGATGCTGAAGGGCGAAACGTCCACAGTGTCTCTTCAGGGGCTGTTCACAAATCAAATTTTTGAGATCAATGAGGGCCTTAAGGTCGCGGGTGAAGTTAAGGTTGAATACTTGTATTATGGAAAAGAGTATTCAAAATCTATCCCTCTGACTGTCCATATCAATAATAAGAATGCCATGACATGGGATGATGATCGAAAGGCTGCTAGTTTTGTTACAGCCAATAATCCTCTTGTTTATAGTTATTCCAGGAGTCTTTCTGGAAGAATCAGAAATGAAGCAATCAGTTCTTTGGACAAGAATTTTCAGATCGGAATGGGCCTCTTTGAATCTTTGAACCTTTACGGTCTCGGTTACGTCGTTGATCCTTCATCAGCCTATGTGGAACTTTCTGAGGATCAGACAGCTGTAGATTACATTCAATTTCCCCAGCAGACCCTGATTTCCCAAGGCGGAGATTGTGATGATCTTTCTGTTCTTTATGCTTCCATGCTTGAAGCATCGGGGATTCCTGCAGCGTTTATCACCATACCAGGCCACATCTATGTTGCGTATCAACTGGATATGAAGGAACATGAGGCCCGGCGGAGATTTCCGGGTGCCAATGATCTTCTATTTATCAATGATAATGTATGGCTTCCTGTAGAAGTCACCCTGGTTGACAGTGGTTTTCTCCTTTCCTGGCAAACTGGTGCAAGACAAATCAGGGAAAATAAGGGGCAATATGAGTTTTACCCTGTCCGGGAAGCCTGGCAGACCTATCCCGCTGCTGAATTTGAATCCAGCGGTATTGCCTATCTTCCTGCACCGGCTGAGGTGTTGGAGCAGCATAACAGGGAGTTAAAACGTTTTCTGAGACAGGAATTGAGTACTCAGCTGGCTATGATTGAGCAGCAGATCAGTAAAGAAGGGAAATCTCATATCCTATACAATAAGATGGGAGTCACCTATGCCCGTTATGGGTTTCTTGATGAAGCATTGACCTGGTTCCAGAGAGTCGTTGATGAACAGGATTTCTATCCGAGCTTGATCAATTTGGGAAATATTTTTTATCTGCAAAAGAATGCTTCCGAGGCTTCCCGATACTATGCCAGGGCTTTGAATGCAAAACCGAATAGTGAGAAGGCCCTTACGGGATTGGCCATGGTTAGTTCTGAACTGGAGGATTATAATACTGCCAATTCTGCATTGGCCACATTGGCTGCCATCAATCCTGAGGCAGCTCAGGGGCTGATGCATCTGGGTACAGTCGGTGCCGCCAGAGCGTCATCGGCTCAGAACCGGGAGGTAGATGAATGGACCGAAGAATGA
- a CDS encoding YaaA family protein, which yields MIIIFSPTKQMNFSESSPKNEVLNSDHTPPFQKEAARLNGLLSEYSKEGLAVLMKMSLSLSEQTQRYISSFHSAQKKSAIYAYSGTSFLSLDAETLPEEALLYGQKHLRILSGMYGCLRPLDHISPYRLEMKTALSVGADKNLTVFWKKRVTEFLTEDESLARKNSFILNLASGEYSRIIDSTNLGRPMITVHFREESEGGLKTVGMYAKAARGAMLRHLLLEQTEEPEEIRKMKVNNYEFSESLSDDQNWIFIRGAQR from the coding sequence ATGATCATTATTTTTTCTCCCACAAAACAAATGAACTTTTCAGAGTCTTCTCCCAAAAATGAGGTTTTGAACTCGGATCATACTCCCCCATTTCAAAAGGAAGCCGCTAGGCTCAATGGCCTCCTCTCCGAGTACTCAAAAGAAGGACTGGCGGTACTAATGAAAATGAGCCTATCACTTTCGGAGCAGACTCAGCGGTACATCTCCAGCTTTCATTCGGCTCAGAAAAAGAGTGCCATTTATGCCTATAGCGGGACTTCCTTTCTCTCCCTTGATGCAGAGACTCTTCCAGAGGAGGCCCTCCTTTATGGTCAGAAACATCTGAGAATTCTTTCTGGGATGTATGGTTGCCTCAGACCCCTAGACCATATTTCTCCCTACAGACTCGAGATGAAGACGGCCCTCTCTGTGGGCGCGGACAAAAACCTCACTGTTTTTTGGAAAAAGAGGGTAACTGAATTTCTAACAGAGGATGAAAGTCTGGCCCGGAAGAATTCCTTCATTCTGAATCTAGCCTCGGGAGAATATTCCCGTATCATTGACTCTACAAACCTGGGCAGGCCGATGATCACAGTCCATTTCAGAGAAGAAAGCGAGGGTGGATTGAAGACGGTCGGCATGTATGCCAAAGCTGCCCGGGGAGCAATGCTTCGGCATTTATTGTTAGAGCAGACGGAAGAACCCGAAGAAATCAGAAAGATGAAGGTCAACAACTATGAGTTCTCTGAAAGCTTGAGTGATGATCAGAACTGGATCTTTATTAGGGGAGCCCAAAGGTAG
- a CDS encoding YHS domain-containing (seleno)protein codes for MKQKILKLRRILLMAILGTAISAALTAGEINTDRNNTAIKGYDPVSYFLESDARKGSSKYSLEWKGATWYFSTDENRSLFASNPEKYAPRFGGYCANGLSDRHKIGGNPQIWLIQEGELFFFFSRRGRSAWIDDSSKKLAAESYWKLVQFQ; via the coding sequence ATGAAACAGAAGATACTAAAACTAAGAAGGATACTCCTGATGGCAATCCTTGGGACAGCCATTTCCGCTGCGTTAACAGCCGGAGAGATAAATACGGATAGGAATAATACAGCCATTAAAGGCTATGATCCGGTAAGTTATTTTCTTGAAAGTGACGCCCGCAAGGGAAGCAGCAAATACAGCCTCGAATGGAAAGGAGCCACCTGGTACTTTTCTACAGATGAGAATAGGAGCCTCTTTGCTTCCAATCCAGAAAAATATGCCCCCCGTTTTGGGGGGTATTGCGCTAACGGTCTATCTGACAGGCATAAGATAGGAGGGAACCCCCAAATCTGGCTGATTCAGGAGGGAGAACTCTTCTTCTTCTTTTCAAGGAGAGGCCGCAGCGCCTGGATCGATGACTCGTCCAAAAAGCTGGCGGCCGAAAGCTATTGGAAGTTAGTTCAATTCCAATGA
- a CDS encoding MATE family efflux transporter: MNKNMKMITSDKEGLVLVRLTRPMTMGILGMIIFNLVDTYFVGKLGTVQLAALSFTFPVVLTISSVAHGLGVGMTAAVSRAVGEQDRQKQTRLITWGMGLSFMVVFFFVIIGQLTIDPVFTLLGADAETLVVIREYMSVWYWGVAFVVIPMTGNSAIRGMGDTKTPSRVMLIAATINTVLDPLLIFGIGPFPELGVTGAALATVLARTVTFTVAWYILIFREKVISIRDGSVRIILNVWKEILHVGIPTTLSKIIIPLSSGIITGMIASFGREAVAGFGIATRLDMFALIIINAMISIIPVFVGQNWGAGFKDRVVKGLKVADLFSLIYGMVVYLILLIAAKPIIRLVNDDPKVIAVAVLYMKIVPLAYGLQGIMLIAVTTLNVLKKPIHSALLTLAQMFGLYIPLALYASRVFGLAGIFSSLVLSYVIAAPLCSSINKKVIFNQMQSRNEDQES; encoded by the coding sequence ATGAACAAGAATATGAAAATGATCACATCTGACAAGGAGGGACTCGTTCTAGTCAGGTTGACCCGGCCCATGACCATGGGGATTCTGGGGATGATCATATTCAATCTGGTAGACACCTATTTTGTTGGGAAACTTGGTACAGTTCAATTAGCCGCACTCTCCTTCACCTTTCCGGTTGTCCTGACCATCAGCAGTGTGGCCCACGGTTTGGGAGTCGGTATGACAGCTGCCGTATCACGGGCAGTGGGAGAGCAGGACAGGCAAAAACAGACCCGGTTGATCACCTGGGGGATGGGGCTCTCCTTCATGGTTGTTTTCTTTTTTGTTATTATTGGACAATTGACAATTGATCCGGTATTTACCCTGCTGGGTGCCGATGCGGAAACACTGGTTGTGATAAGGGAATATATGAGTGTCTGGTACTGGGGAGTCGCCTTCGTAGTTATCCCTATGACGGGAAACTCGGCCATTCGGGGAATGGGGGATACCAAGACCCCCTCCAGGGTGATGCTCATTGCAGCCACCATAAACACAGTATTAGATCCTCTGCTCATCTTTGGAATAGGACCATTCCCGGAACTGGGAGTCACCGGAGCCGCCCTGGCCACTGTATTAGCCAGGACTGTGACCTTCACTGTGGCCTGGTATATCCTCATTTTCAGAGAAAAAGTGATTTCAATCCGTGATGGTTCCGTCAGAATTATCTTGAATGTTTGGAAGGAGATTCTCCATGTAGGAATCCCCACCACACTCTCTAAAATCATCATCCCCCTAAGCTCTGGAATCATCACAGGAATGATCGCATCTTTTGGAAGGGAAGCCGTGGCCGGTTTCGGGATAGCCACCAGACTGGATATGTTTGCTTTGATCATCATCAATGCCATGATTTCTATCATCCCCGTATTTGTAGGTCAGAACTGGGGAGCCGGGTTCAAAGACAGAGTGGTCAAGGGTTTGAAAGTAGCCGATCTGTTTTCTTTAATTTATGGAATGGTGGTCTATCTCATCCTCCTCATCGCAGCCAAACCCATTATCCGCCTGGTGAATGATGATCCAAAGGTGATTGCCGTAGCGGTCCTCTATATGAAAATTGTGCCTTTGGCATATGGACTCCAGGGCATCATGCTCATTGCCGTAACAACTCTGAATGTGCTTAAAAAGCCCATCCATTCAGCCTTGCTGACCTTGGCTCAGATGTTTGGACTCTATATACCATTGGCTTTGTATGCTTCAAGAGTATTTGGGCTAGCAGGCATCTTTTCATCCCTGGTTTTGTCTTATGTGATCGCAGCTCCCCTGTGCAGTAGTATCAACAAGAAGGTGATATTCAACCAGATGCAGTCCAGGAATGAAGATCAAGAGTCCTGA
- the mnmH gene encoding tRNA 2-selenouridine(34) synthase MnmH, with protein MCQGGLRSQRFASLLDNDGYTVYRLDQGYKGYRRGAQFLFGQTLPLLILGGMTGSGKTEILKCLSEMGEQVLDLEGLAHHKGSAFGSLGMGRQPSTEQFENDLSEKIRKFSHSRRIWVEDESLSIGKIFLPLPFFEQMKRAPLVRVEMDRQNRIDRLSRDYGHESKSLLEESIRKISKRLGSESAFKSIEALQSGDLSGAVSLILDYYDKSYEYDRKLKNRSVLCRYFSPDGSPQRAAEAILELLEKSQDS; from the coding sequence TTGTGCCAGGGGGGGTTAAGAAGCCAGAGATTCGCTTCTCTCCTTGATAATGACGGATATACGGTTTACAGGTTGGACCAGGGGTATAAGGGATATCGAAGGGGTGCTCAGTTTCTTTTTGGACAAACTCTTCCTCTGCTCATCCTCGGTGGAATGACTGGCAGTGGAAAGACAGAGATTCTAAAATGCCTCTCAGAAATGGGAGAACAGGTCTTGGATCTTGAAGGCCTTGCTCATCATAAAGGTTCGGCCTTTGGATCATTGGGAATGGGGAGACAACCTTCGACGGAACAGTTCGAAAATGATCTTTCTGAAAAGATCAGGAAGTTTTCGCATTCCCGGAGGATCTGGGTAGAAGACGAGAGCCTCAGCATCGGCAAAATATTCCTTCCGCTTCCTTTTTTTGAGCAGATGAAAAGGGCTCCTCTCGTTCGGGTAGAGATGGATCGTCAAAATAGAATCGACAGGCTGAGTCGTGATTATGGACATGAAAGTAAATCTCTCCTTGAGGAGTCCATTCGTAAAATCAGTAAAAGACTGGGGTCGGAGAGTGCCTTTAAATCTATAGAGGCTTTGCAGTCCGGGGATCTTTCGGGCGCAGTCTCTCTTATTTTAGATTATTATGATAAGAGTTATGAGTACGATCGTAAACTAAAAAACCGTTCCGTTCTCTGTCGCTACTTTTCCCCCGATGGATCGCCTCAAAGGGCTGCAGAAGCTATTTTAGAATTGTTGGAAAAGTCTCAGGACTCTTGA
- a CDS encoding rhodanese-like domain-containing protein, with the protein MVELVSLDRFLELRESLNIVDVRSPVEYDHAHIPESFNIPLFSNEQRAEIGWTYKHKGQDVAILLGESFAEPKIPTYLEQVKILARHKKILLLCARGG; encoded by the coding sequence ATGGTTGAATTAGTAAGTCTGGACAGATTCCTGGAGCTGAGAGAGTCTTTAAATATTGTGGATGTTCGATCTCCGGTGGAATATGATCATGCTCACATTCCGGAAAGCTTTAATATCCCCCTTTTTTCGAATGAACAAAGAGCCGAAATAGGGTGGACCTACAAGCATAAGGGGCAGGATGTGGCTATTCTGCTGGGTGAATCTTTTGCTGAGCCGAAAATTCCAACCTACCTGGAACAGGTTAAAATTCTTGCACGCCATAAAAAAATCCTCCTCCTTTGTGCCAGGGGGGGTTAA
- a CDS encoding GNAT family N-acetyltransferase produces MRVVIETDRLLLRNLKLSDMDDLCNVLCDHELMQHYPATFRRDQVRSWIEWNKKNYSDYGYGLWAVILKRNQIFLGDCGITMQNIEGEELPELGYHIRKDYCQHGYATEAAEACIRFGFQNLGLHALYAYTTKDNIPSIRVAEKNGMTFVKYFRKTVMGSEVEEVLFSLKNDFPFSK; encoded by the coding sequence ATGAGAGTCGTTATTGAAACAGACAGACTCCTGTTAAGAAACCTGAAGCTAAGTGATATGGATGATCTGTGCAATGTTCTTTGTGATCATGAATTAATGCAGCATTACCCTGCCACCTTCAGAAGAGACCAGGTGCGTTCCTGGATTGAATGGAATAAGAAAAATTACTCCGATTATGGATACGGACTATGGGCCGTGATACTCAAAAGAAATCAGATTTTTTTAGGAGACTGCGGCATTACAATGCAGAACATTGAGGGAGAAGAGCTTCCTGAACTAGGATATCACATAAGGAAAGATTACTGTCAGCATGGATACGCAACAGAAGCGGCTGAAGCCTGCATCCGTTTTGGATTCCAAAACCTGGGACTCCATGCCCTCTATGCCTACACGACAAAGGACAATATCCCATCCATAAGAGTGGCCGAAAAAAACGGCATGACCTTTGTCAAATATTTTAGAAAAACGGTGATGGGCTCAGAAGTAGAAGAAGTACTTTTTTCTCTAAAAAATGATTTCCCTTTCTCAAAATGA
- a CDS encoding pyridoxamine 5'-phosphate oxidase family protein: MRRKEKEITDRVEIDSILKTARICRLAMIDGDTPYVIPLNYGYSQNTLYFHSANEGRKINILHKNPRACFEVEWDTSLVEGKDPCQWSMNFQSIIGSGQVEFIESPEQKVKALSIIMSQYSEKEDFSYPTEAVNGVTVFKLAIDEICGKQSIS; encoded by the coding sequence ATGCGACGCAAGGAAAAAGAAATTACTGACAGGGTTGAAATAGACTCGATACTGAAAACAGCCAGAATATGCCGGCTGGCCATGATAGATGGAGATACCCCCTACGTGATCCCCCTGAACTATGGTTACAGTCAGAACACCTTGTATTTTCACTCTGCCAATGAGGGACGAAAAATTAATATACTTCATAAGAATCCCCGTGCTTGTTTTGAAGTAGAATGGGATACATCCCTTGTGGAGGGTAAGGACCCCTGTCAATGGTCAATGAATTTTCAAAGTATAATTGGCAGCGGCCAGGTAGAGTTTATTGAATCCCCAGAACAAAAGGTGAAAGCATTGAGCATTATAATGAGCCAATATTCTGAAAAAGAAGATTTCAGCTACCCAACTGAAGCTGTAAACGGTGTCACGGTGTTCAAATTAGCCATTGACGAGATTTGTGGAAAACAATCCATCTCATAA
- a CDS encoding HAD family hydrolase, translated as MNIVFDLGGVVLHWNPDELIARTFSGKSDQKIVKEQFLSHPDWEAMDKGTLDEESALQNAAQRTALPYEKLKKMMEDVPPFLEPNSQTIAIIKKVKERGHKLYILSNMHHNSMDYLLATHDFFNMFDGIVASCRVGMIKPEPEIYEHLLKEFSLNPEETAFIDDLKQNVEAASKKGIHPIHFIDPEQCEEALKEIHCL; from the coding sequence TTGAATATTGTATTTGACCTAGGCGGGGTGGTTCTGCATTGGAATCCGGACGAACTGATTGCCCGAACATTTTCTGGAAAATCAGATCAAAAGATTGTAAAAGAGCAGTTTTTATCCCATCCAGATTGGGAAGCCATGGACAAGGGAACACTGGATGAAGAATCTGCTCTGCAGAATGCAGCACAAAGAACAGCTTTACCCTATGAAAAACTGAAAAAGATGATGGAAGATGTTCCTCCATTCCTAGAACCAAACAGTCAAACTATTGCTATCATAAAAAAGGTTAAGGAAAGAGGTCATAAGCTCTATATCCTTTCCAATATGCATCATAATTCCATGGATTATCTGCTGGCGACCCATGATTTTTTTAACATGTTTGACGGAATAGTAGCCTCCTGCAGGGTAGGCATGATAAAGCCTGAACCTGAAATTTATGAACACCTACTAAAAGAGTTCTCTCTGAACCCTGAAGAAACAGCCTTTATAGATGATTTGAAACAGAATGTGGAGGCAGCATCGAAAAAGGGAATTCACCCCATACATTTCATTGATCCAGAACAATGCGAAGAGGCTCTCAAGGAGATACATTGTCTATGA
- a CDS encoding tRNA-binding protein — translation MKEISWDDFTQVELRIGRIIKTEPFPEARKPAYKLLLDFGEEIGLKKSSAQITVHYTPEELVGKQVLAVINFPVKQIGPMRSECLVTGFYDSNGDVILCKPDKELPLGSKLL, via the coding sequence ATGAAAGAGATCAGTTGGGACGATTTTACTCAAGTAGAGCTCAGAATCGGAAGGATAATCAAGACCGAACCCTTCCCGGAAGCACGAAAACCAGCCTATAAACTACTGCTGGATTTTGGAGAAGAGATAGGCCTGAAAAAGTCTAGCGCTCAGATCACTGTCCACTATACTCCTGAAGAGCTGGTAGGAAAACAGGTTCTTGCGGTCATCAACTTTCCTGTAAAACAAATTGGTCCCATGAGGTCGGAGTGCCTGGTGACTGGATTTTACGATAGCAATGGGGACGTAATTCTTTGCAAACCCGACAAGGAACTTCCTTTGGGTAGCAAGCTTCTCTGA
- a CDS encoding aspartate/glutamate racemase family protein has translation MRKIGLLGGMSWESTQDYYRRINEGIKKKRGGLHSAEIILYSVDFAPIEKLQHSGDWAGTEAVLINAARSIEAAGAEFLLICTNTMHKVAPGIEKAISIPLLHIADATAETLIQDGISCVGLLGTAFTMEQDFYKGRLEKEFGLDVLIPGQEERNTVHRIIYEELCLGKTTNESAREFYRIMENLAQRGAEAVILGCTEIGQLVKQQETPIKLYDTTEIHADQAVDYALSYLEKFDSLED, from the coding sequence ATGAGAAAAATTGGATTGCTTGGCGGAATGAGCTGGGAAAGCACCCAAGACTATTATCGCAGAATTAACGAAGGAATCAAAAAAAAACGAGGAGGACTTCATTCTGCGGAAATCATACTCTACAGTGTCGACTTTGCCCCTATTGAAAAGCTCCAGCATAGTGGTGACTGGGCAGGAACCGAGGCAGTTTTGATCAATGCCGCCCGGTCCATTGAAGCGGCAGGAGCTGAGTTCCTTTTAATCTGCACAAATACAATGCATAAGGTTGCCCCGGGAATTGAAAAAGCCATATCCATACCTCTATTACACATTGCAGATGCAACAGCTGAAACTCTTATCCAGGATGGAATATCCTGTGTCGGACTCTTAGGAACAGCCTTCACCATGGAACAGGACTTTTACAAAGGACGATTGGAAAAAGAATTTGGACTGGATGTTTTGATTCCCGGTCAAGAGGAACGAAATACAGTTCATAGAATTATATATGAGGAGCTTTGCCTCGGTAAAACAACAAACGAGTCAGCCCGGGAGTTCTACAGAATCATGGAAAATCTGGCTCAAAGGGGCGCTGAAGCGGTCATCCTGGGCTGTACAGAGATAGGCCAGCTGGTGAAACAGCAAGAGACTCCAATAAAACTATATGACACCACGGAGATTCATGCCGACCAGGCAGTAGATTATGCTCTGTCTTACCTTGAAAAGTTTGACTCCTTAGAAGATTGA
- a CDS encoding class I SAM-dependent methyltransferase encodes MDFFQDRKNVDEYIGMIGDDDGRELVELLRTELPDGASVLELGMGPGRDLNLLKNTFKACGSDSSTVFLDLYREKHPESDLLKLDVRTLETDRTFDALYSNKVLHHLKKDELIQSVHRQTEILNSGGIICHSFWRGTTHETMEGLFFQYYLENEINDLFGTLFDILHLKVYKEFEHEDSILLLARLKS; translated from the coding sequence ATGGATTTTTTTCAAGACAGAAAGAATGTGGACGAGTACATCGGCATGATTGGAGATGATGACGGCCGGGAACTGGTCGAACTCTTGAGAACAGAACTTCCTGACGGGGCGTCCGTTCTTGAATTGGGAATGGGACCGGGCAGGGATCTGAATCTTTTAAAGAATACATTTAAGGCCTGTGGTTCTGATTCTTCAACTGTATTTCTGGACCTGTACAGGGAGAAACATCCAGAGAGTGATTTGTTAAAACTGGATGTCCGAACATTGGAAACAGACAGAACCTTTGATGCTCTTTATTCGAATAAGGTCCTCCATCATTTAAAGAAGGACGAGTTGATTCAGTCAGTACACCGTCAGACTGAGATTTTGAATTCGGGAGGAATCATCTGTCACTCCTTTTGGAGAGGAACCACACATGAGACAATGGAAGGCTTATTCTTTCAGTATTATCTGGAAAATGAAATCAATGACCTTTTCGGTACCCTGTTTGATATTCTGCATCTTAAAGTATATAAGGAATTTGAACATGAGGATTCCATTCTTCTTCTGGCCAGGCTAAAAAGCTGA
- a CDS encoding sensor histidine kinase: MSKLTLRLLVFNILLVFFPIGMFLYLDTYEKQLLTGMENSMVQQGRLISASLRNSENLEEDALRLLRNLEGHQDARIRIVDETGHILADSSSPFLLPSQREEGMATVSKISNRDSSLYEELPSSLRDHWLYKTAVYPLNLLKRFISAPAVPLASAEYYSSSTQLLGPEIKAALQGQYGAYTRYSGGGQRSVNLYSALPVFASSGVCGAVLVSRSTYRILTDLYKLRLDMVRVFFLSLFVAGGLSLVLARTITIPVKKLRDQAESFLDHRGRIKGSFLSLKNKDEIGDLSRSLDGISQRLEEYVSFMDGFSSDLSHELKNPVASILNAAELSRDAEAYDRDKLTGIIEKEAGRIQRLIDDLRNISQIDLQIGEESRVTLDVERLVCELIDMKNTRGNRFLFERVPPKDGIVHIRASEARIVQCLVNLMDNAESFSPMNETILVRMEVSDLNVILSVLDRGPGIPEGNLPLLYKRFFSDRFEGDKKNHSGLGLSIVQSIMKAYGGSVSCRNRTGGGAVFSLTFQRSF, from the coding sequence ATGTCTAAGCTGACTCTTCGACTTTTGGTTTTTAACATCCTACTGGTTTTTTTCCCCATAGGCATGTTCCTTTACCTGGATACATATGAAAAACAGCTTTTAACAGGCATGGAAAATTCCATGGTGCAGCAGGGCCGTCTGATTTCGGCTTCTTTGAGGAATTCAGAAAATCTTGAAGAGGATGCCCTGAGGCTTCTCAGGAATCTGGAAGGTCATCAGGATGCCCGTATCAGGATTGTTGATGAAACAGGGCATATTCTGGCCGATTCAAGTTCTCCCTTTTTGTTGCCGTCGCAGAGGGAGGAGGGGATGGCAACAGTCAGTAAGATCAGCAACCGGGATAGTTCCCTTTATGAAGAACTCCCTTCATCCTTGAGAGACCATTGGCTTTATAAAACTGCGGTTTATCCCTTGAATCTTCTTAAAAGGTTTATTTCCGCCCCTGCTGTGCCCCTGGCATCTGCCGAGTATTACAGTTCTTCGACACAACTTCTCGGTCCTGAAATCAAGGCGGCACTTCAGGGGCAATACGGAGCCTATACCCGCTATTCCGGAGGGGGGCAGAGGTCTGTGAATCTTTATTCGGCCCTGCCTGTCTTTGCTTCCTCCGGGGTGTGTGGAGCCGTGCTTGTTTCCCGCTCAACCTACCGTATTCTGACAGATCTGTATAAGCTTCGCCTGGACATGGTGCGAGTCTTCTTTCTTTCTCTTTTTGTGGCGGGGGGGCTTTCTCTTGTTCTGGCCCGGACCATTACTATTCCTGTTAAGAAACTGAGAGATCAGGCTGAGAGTTTCCTGGATCACCGGGGCCGTATCAAGGGGAGTTTCCTGTCATTGAAAAACAAGGATGAGATTGGCGATCTCTCCCGTTCCTTAGATGGTATTTCCCAAAGGTTGGAAGAGTATGTCAGCTTCATGGATGGTTTTTCCTCAGACCTTTCTCATGAACTCAAGAATCCTGTAGCGTCCATTCTGAATGCGGCAGAACTCAGCCGGGATGCTGAGGCATATGACCGGGATAAATTGACCGGAATCATTGAGAAGGAAGCCGGACGGATTCAAAGGCTGATTGATGATTTGAGAAATATAAGTCAAATTGACTTGCAAATTGGTGAGGAATCAAGAGTCACTTTGGATGTAGAGAGACTGGTTTGCGAGTTAATCGATATGAAAAATACCCGTGGCAATCGCTTTCTCTTTGAAAGGGTCCCTCCCAAGGATGGGATTGTCCATATTCGTGCTTCAGAAGCCAGAATAGTTCAGTGCCTTGTGAATCTGATGGACAATGCAGAAAGCTTCTCCCCCATGAATGAGACAATCCTGGTCCGTATGGAAGTTTCGGACCTGAATGTTATTCTCTCCGTCTTGGATAGAGGTCCCGGCATCCCTGAGGGGAATTTACCTCTGTTGTATAAACGTTTCTTCTCAGACCGCTTTGAAGGTGATAAGAAAAATCATTCCGGTTTGGGTCTTTCCATTGTTCAGTCTATAATGAAAGCTTACGGCGGTTCCGTGTCTTGCAGAAATCGAACAGGAGGTGGAGCTGTCTTTTCTTTAACTTTTCAAAGGAGTTTCTAA